In Streptomyces sp. TS71-3, the following proteins share a genomic window:
- a CDS encoding bifunctional glycosyltransferase family 2/GtrA family protein, with the protein MRTESSAGPGPGAGPGAGPAPGRHFGGGTLPAREHLPAGRGGAPGTPLAPLLDVVIPVYNEERDLEPCVRRLHAHLARTFPYPFRITIADNASVDATPHVAARLAASVPEVRSARLEEKGRGRALRAVWSASDAPVLAYMDVDLSTDLNALLPLVAPLISGHSDLAIGSRLARSSRVVRGPRRELISRAYNLILRGSLAARFSDAQCGFKAIRREVARELLPMVTDTGWFFDTEMLVLAERAGLRIHEVPVDWVDDPDSTVHIVRTAVDDLRGVWRVGRALAVGALPLDRLARPFGDDPRDRALAGVPRGLTRQLVGFCVVGVLSTLFYLLLYSGFRTFCGAQAANALALLVSAFANTAANRRLTFGVRGRERALRHQAQGLVVFGIGLALTSGSLAALHTARADAPHSTEIAVLVAANLAATVLRFLLMRVWVFAERRVPTYPPTYPPTYPVTDLHPAAPAYPHQGRTTAPAPTSAPAPTHDHGHDPRTAR; encoded by the coding sequence ATGCGAACCGAATCTTCTGCGGGGCCCGGACCGGGCGCGGGACCCGGCGCGGGTCCGGCCCCCGGCCGGCACTTCGGCGGAGGGACCCTGCCCGCGCGCGAGCACCTCCCGGCGGGGCGCGGGGGCGCGCCGGGAACGCCCCTCGCACCCCTCCTCGACGTGGTGATCCCCGTCTACAACGAGGAACGGGACCTGGAACCCTGCGTGCGCCGGCTGCACGCCCACCTCGCGCGCACCTTCCCGTACCCCTTCCGGATCACGATCGCGGACAACGCCTCCGTGGACGCGACCCCGCACGTCGCGGCGCGGCTCGCGGCGTCGGTGCCCGAGGTGCGCAGCGCGCGGCTGGAGGAGAAGGGGCGCGGGCGGGCGCTGCGCGCCGTGTGGTCCGCGTCCGACGCGCCGGTGCTCGCCTACATGGACGTGGACCTCTCCACGGACCTCAACGCGCTGCTGCCGCTCGTCGCGCCGCTCATCTCCGGCCACTCCGACCTGGCCATCGGCTCCCGTCTCGCGCGCAGTTCGCGCGTGGTGCGCGGGCCCCGGCGGGAGCTGATCAGCCGCGCCTACAACCTGATCCTGCGCGGCTCGCTGGCCGCCCGGTTCTCCGACGCGCAGTGCGGCTTCAAGGCGATCAGGCGGGAGGTGGCGCGGGAGCTGCTGCCGATGGTGACGGACACCGGGTGGTTCTTCGACACCGAGATGCTGGTGCTCGCCGAGCGCGCCGGGCTGCGGATCCACGAGGTGCCCGTCGACTGGGTCGACGACCCCGACTCCACCGTTCACATCGTGCGGACCGCCGTCGACGACCTCAGAGGCGTCTGGCGGGTGGGGCGCGCGCTCGCGGTGGGCGCGCTGCCGCTGGACCGTCTCGCGCGGCCCTTCGGCGACGATCCGCGCGACCGGGCGCTCGCCGGGGTGCCCCGCGGACTGACCCGGCAACTGGTGGGGTTCTGCGTCGTCGGGGTGCTGTCGACGCTGTTCTACCTGCTGCTGTACTCGGGCTTCCGGACGTTCTGCGGCGCGCAGGCGGCCAACGCGCTGGCGCTGCTCGTCTCGGCGTTCGCCAACACCGCGGCCAACCGGAGGCTCACGTTCGGGGTGCGGGGGCGCGAACGCGCGCTGCGGCACCAGGCGCAGGGTCTCGTGGTGTTCGGCATCGGGCTCGCCCTGACCAGCGGGTCGCTCGCGGCGCTGCACACAGCGCGCGCCGACGCCCCGCACTCCACGGAAATCGCCGTACTGGTCGCCGCGAACCTCGCGGCCACGGTGCTGCGGTTCCTGCTGATGCGGGTGTGGGTGTTCGCGGAACGCCGCGTCCCGACGTACCCGCCGACGTACCCGCCGACATACCCGGTGACCGACCTGCATCCGGCGGCCCCGGCGTACCCCCACCAGGGGCGCACCACCGCCCCCGCTCCTACCTCCGCTCCAGCCCCCACCCACGACCACGGCCACGACCCGAGGACCGCCCGATGA